In Providencia hangzhouensis, the DNA window ACATAAGAAAATTCGGACATTACTGATAAAATACGTTGTGTATTGATTTAGTGAATAAGAATTGTCTTTTTCCCTGCGCTGTGATTATAGTTATTAAAGTTACTGTGCTATTATCGTACTAAGCACATTTTTGCTTAGTACAACATGTTCAAGGCGGCAATAACCGCCACTAACACAGTGGTGAGGGAATATGTCTACAGATACTGAATATCAACCTATCAATTGTGATGATTACGAATATCTAGAAATCGCATGCCAACGTCAGCTAAAGTTGCAAATAATACTTAATGACGGCGTGAATATTGAGGGGAAGGCCAGTGATTTACTCCTACGAAAAAAAGTTGAGTACCTGATTGTTGAGACACATGATGGAACCAAGGAGTTAAGATTGGATTGCATAATTTCCTTCAGTCATCCTGAAATCGGCACAATTGTTGTCGACCACTCTCACTAATACTCACGATTTTGAGTCCTTCTATAGCCCCTTATGGTAATCACAGTCATAAGGGGCTTCTCATTAATTTAATACCTTAAATTCACCCTCTTTTTGCCAATCGATGGCAATACCCAGAGACGCTTCATCAACCACCCCCTCAGGGGTAATAAAGCACCCTACTGCGGTAATTAGCTGGTCGTTATAATAAATTAATGGCACTCTTTCTCTCATCCATGGAGCTACGCCTAATTCTTGCCAGATCTTCTTACTGCTTCTGGAACGATGGCGTCCTACTATTTTCAATGTGCCTTGCAGCCCAAAACGGATTGTCACATTTTCATGCGAAAGTGGTGGCCGTATTTGCCCCTCTCCTTCCATAACTTGTAATACTCCTAAGGATTCAGGTAACTCAAAAACCTCAGGAAAAGCCCATTCAAACTGTTTATTTAATAGACTATTAATGCGCTTAACAACCCACAATGCGCCTTGATAACGACGAATTTCAAATTGCCCTAAGCGGCAAATAGGGTCTGCATCATGCCGAGCTAACGCGACTTCTTGCCAAATACGTTCCAATTGGTTAAATGGCGGCATTGGCAATTGGTGCAAACCAACCCAACGACGAATTAAAGCATTACGTTTGGAAGATGAACACCCTTGCAAATCATCTATAAATAGGCCCCCTCGGTAATCCATCATACCTTCAAGGGTATCTTTTAATAACTCATCGAGTAATGATTCTTGCTCAGCACATAGCGCTGCACTGCGCGCGACAGCATGAGAAAAATGTGGCCAGCGCTCAGCCAAAGTTGGCATAATATGAAGACGTAAAAAATTTCTATCGTAACGGTCATCTTGGTTACTATCGTCCTCAACCCACGACAATTGTTGCTCTTGCATATAAGCTTCTAGCGCTATACGGGGTGTTGAAAGTAATGGGCGTAATAGCCATGTTGAACCGCAACACGCTGAAAAACTCAATAATTCAGGCATTGAAGACAACCCTGCTGGCCCACTACCACGCTTTAACGCTAACATGAAAGTTTCTGCTTGGTCATCAAGATGTTGAGCCGTAACTAATACCTCGCCTTCTTGTAATTCTTCTCGGTAAGCCTGATAACGAGCTTCTCGTGCTGCTGCTTCAATACCTTTTTGGCTTGAATCAACCACGACATGTCGGCAAATAAAAGGAATGTCCCATTGTGAACATAATTGAGCACAATGCTGCTCCCATTCGTTTGCTTTTCTATTCAAGCCATGATGAATATGAATAGCACGAATTTCTAGTGAAGGAAGCCGTTGTTGCCGAATAAGATAAAGTGCATGTAATAAAACCGTAGAGTCAATACCACCACTGAATCCCACTAGAATTTTTTGAATACCACTTATTTTATTAAGAACTTGTTCAACAATTACTTGCGAATGCTGCGCCATTTATTCGCCCTTCTTACGACTTCTGGCTTTGGCTTTTTGCGCCAACACACAGAACACCAGAAATAATTACCAGTAATACCCCAATTGCATACGCAATTTCAAAAACATCATTTAAGATTAACACTAACCAGAGTACCGATAATACGGGAGATAAAAATACCACAGAAGCTATTTTCGCTGAATGACCTGT includes these proteins:
- the rof gene encoding Rho-binding antiterminator, whose amino-acid sequence is MSTDTEYQPINCDDYEYLEIACQRQLKLQIILNDGVNIEGKASDLLLRKKVEYLIVETHDGTKELRLDCIISFSHPEIGTIVVDHSH
- the tilS gene encoding tRNA lysidine(34) synthetase TilS; translation: MAQHSQVIVEQVLNKISGIQKILVGFSGGIDSTVLLHALYLIRQQRLPSLEIRAIHIHHGLNRKANEWEQHCAQLCSQWDIPFICRHVVVDSSQKGIEAAAREARYQAYREELQEGEVLVTAQHLDDQAETFMLALKRGSGPAGLSSMPELLSFSACCGSTWLLRPLLSTPRIALEAYMQEQQLSWVEDDSNQDDRYDRNFLRLHIMPTLAERWPHFSHAVARSAALCAEQESLLDELLKDTLEGMMDYRGGLFIDDLQGCSSSKRNALIRRWVGLHQLPMPPFNQLERIWQEVALARHDADPICRLGQFEIRRYQGALWVVKRINSLLNKQFEWAFPEVFELPESLGVLQVMEGEGQIRPPLSHENVTIRFGLQGTLKIVGRHRSRSSKKIWQELGVAPWMRERVPLIYYNDQLITAVGCFITPEGVVDEASLGIAIDWQKEGEFKVLN